The following proteins are encoded in a genomic region of Aquifex aeolicus VF5:
- the phoU gene encoding phosphate signaling complex protein PhoU yields the protein MKLFKELEETKEQVIKMAKLVQEAIDKATEALNKQNVELAEEVIKGDDTIDLLEVDIERRCIRMIALYQPEAGDLRMIMGIYKIVSDLERMGDEAENIAERAILLAEEPPLKPYVNINFMSEIVKEMVNDSVISFIQQDTLLAKKVIEKDDTVDELYHQLERELMTYVLEDPRNIKRAMHLSFVARHYERIADHAENVAEAAIYLSEGEIVKHQHIKEKGE from the coding sequence ATGAAACTCTTCAAAGAACTTGAAGAGACAAAGGAACAGGTAATAAAAATGGCAAAACTCGTCCAGGAGGCCATAGACAAAGCCACGGAAGCCCTGAACAAACAAAACGTGGAACTGGCGGAAGAAGTGATAAAGGGTGATGACACGATAGACCTCCTTGAGGTTGACATAGAGAGAAGGTGTATAAGGATGATAGCCCTGTACCAGCCCGAAGCCGGAGACCTCAGGATGATAATGGGGATATACAAGATAGTTTCCGACCTTGAGAGAATGGGAGATGAGGCGGAAAACATAGCCGAAAGGGCAATCCTTCTGGCAGAAGAACCCCCTCTAAAACCTTACGTGAACATAAACTTCATGTCCGAAATAGTAAAGGAAATGGTAAACGACAGCGTAATTTCCTTCATACAGCAAGACACACTTCTCGCAAAAAAAGTAATAGAGAAGGACGATACTGTGGACGAACTCTACCACCAGCTCGAACGTGAACTCATGACTTACGTTTTAGAGGACCCGAGAAACATAAAGAGAGCTATGCACCTCTCTTTCGTTGCAAGGCATTACGAGAGGATAGCGGATCACGCGGAAAACGTCGCGGAAGCTGCTATATACCTGTCCGAGGGCGAAATAGTAAAACACCAGCACATAAAAGAAAAGGGTGAATAA
- a CDS encoding D-sedoheptulose 7-phosphate isomerase produces the protein MLEKVKKIFRESAEVKLAFVELYAQQIVDVAGIIATALKDGNKVLLFGNGGSAADAQHIAAELVGRFKKERRPLPAIALTTDTSILTALGNDYGFETIFERQVEALCMPGDVAIGITTSGNSENVIRGLKKAHDLGATTIAFTGRNGGKVAQIAHYTFIVPSYETQRIQECHITLGHVLCELVEEMVCERS, from the coding sequence ATGTTGGAAAAGGTTAAGAAAATATTTAGGGAAAGTGCGGAGGTAAAACTCGCCTTCGTGGAGCTCTACGCCCAGCAAATTGTAGACGTTGCGGGAATAATAGCGACCGCCCTGAAAGACGGAAATAAAGTTCTCCTCTTCGGAAACGGAGGCAGTGCCGCGGACGCCCAGCACATAGCGGCGGAACTAGTGGGAAGGTTCAAAAAGGAGAGGAGACCGCTTCCCGCCATAGCACTCACCACGGACACGTCTATCCTCACAGCTCTCGGGAACGATTACGGCTTTGAGACGATATTTGAAAGACAGGTGGAAGCCCTGTGTATGCCCGGAGACGTGGCTATAGGGATAACGACTTCCGGGAACTCTGAAAACGTTATAAGGGGTTTAAAAAAAGCCCACGACCTCGGAGCAACCACGATAGCCTTCACGGGAAGGAACGGCGGAAAAGTAGCCCAGATAGCCCACTACACATTCATAGTTCCCTCTTACGAGACTCAGAGGATTCAGGAGTGTCACATAACCCTCGGACACGTTCTCTGTGAACTCGTTGAAGAGATGGTATGCGAAAGGTCCTAG
- a CDS encoding NAD(+)/NADH kinase yields MRKVLVFLKNSKKAFETFKRVERVLKDLNLSYKKFINRKELFKVLKPKDYELFLVIGGDGTFLSAARIASRFGVPLVGVNEGRFGFLTEIKKEEIKKVLPLVLEGRAKLQERLMIDVYLRSRNRLRYLGNYLNDAVISKSSIARIIRTKVFINGEEVLEVFGDGVILSTPTGSTAYALSAGGPIVYPESQNLLFVPICPHTLSNRPLVLPSKFEVKFKVVSENMEAFLTLDGQEGFHLKKGDEVIVKRSRYVCRMYSHPRKSFFGILKEKLRWG; encoded by the coding sequence ATGCGAAAGGTCCTAGTCTTTTTAAAGAATTCCAAAAAGGCATTTGAGACTTTTAAAAGAGTTGAAAGAGTTTTAAAAGATTTAAACCTCAGCTACAAAAAGTTTATAAACAGGAAGGAACTTTTTAAAGTTTTAAAACCTAAGGATTATGAACTCTTTCTCGTTATAGGGGGAGATGGTACATTCTTGAGTGCCGCTCGCATCGCTTCGCGTTTCGGTGTTCCCCTTGTTGGTGTAAACGAAGGGAGGTTCGGTTTTCTCACAGAAATAAAGAAGGAAGAAATAAAAAAAGTTCTGCCGCTGGTACTGGAAGGAAGGGCGAAACTTCAGGAGAGGTTGATGATAGACGTTTACCTGAGGAGCAGAAACAGGTTGAGGTATCTCGGGAATTACCTGAACGACGCCGTGATTTCAAAGAGCAGTATAGCGAGGATAATAAGGACTAAGGTGTTTATAAATGGGGAGGAAGTTCTGGAGGTCTTCGGAGACGGTGTTATCCTTTCCACACCTACGGGTTCAACCGCCTACGCACTTTCCGCGGGAGGACCGATTGTTTACCCCGAATCTCAGAACTTACTCTTCGTTCCCATATGCCCCCATACGCTTTCAAACAGACCCCTCGTTCTTCCCTCTAAATTTGAAGTCAAGTTCAAAGTGGTTTCGGAAAATATGGAAGCCTTCTTGACCTTGGACGGTCAGGAGGGATTTCATCTAAAGAAGGGGGACGAGGTAATCGTTAAGCGTTCAAGGTACGTTTGCAGGATGTACTCCCATCCCCGTAAGTCCTTTTTCGGGATACTGAAAGAGAAGTTAAGATGGGGTTGA
- a CDS encoding ATP-binding protein encodes MQDTATCSICQGTGFVKTEDNKVRLCECRFKKRDVNRELNIPKRYWNANLDTYHPKNVSQNRALLTIRVFVHNFNPEEGKGLTFVGSPGVGKTHLAVATLKAIYEKKGIRGYFFDTKDLIFRLKHLMDEGKDTKFLKTVLNSPVLVLDDLGSERLSDWQRELISYIITYRYNNLKSTIITTNYSLQREEESSVRISADLASRLGENVVSKIYEMNELLVIKGSDLRKSKKLSTPS; translated from the coding sequence ATGCAAGATACCGCTACCTGCAGTATTTGTCAGGGGACGGGATTCGTAAAGACCGAAGACAACAAGGTAAGGCTCTGCGAATGCAGGTTCAAGAAAAGGGATGTAAACAGGGAACTAAACATCCCAAAGAGGTACTGGAACGCCAACTTAGACACTTACCACCCCAAGAACGTATCCCAGAACAGGGCACTTTTGACGATAAGGGTCTTCGTCCACAACTTCAATCCCGAGGAAGGGAAAGGGCTTACCTTTGTAGGATCTCCTGGAGTCGGCAAAACTCACCTTGCGGTTGCAACATTAAAAGCGATTTATGAGAAGAAGGGAATCAGAGGATACTTCTTCGATACGAAGGATCTAATATTCAGGTTAAAACACTTAATGGACGAGGGAAAGGATACAAAGTTTTTAAAAACTGTCTTAAACTCACCGGTTTTGGTTCTCGACGACCTCGGTTCTGAGAGGCTCAGTGACTGGCAGAGGGAACTCATCTCTTACATAATCACTTACAGGTATAACAACCTTAAGAGCACGATAATAACCACGAATTACTCACTCCAGAGGGAAGAAGAGAGTAGCGTGAGGATAAGTGCGGATCTTGCAAGCAGACTCGGAGAAAACGTAGTTTCAAAAATTTACGAGATGAACGAGTTGCTCGTTATAAAGGGTTCCGACCTCAGGAAGTCTAAAAAGCTATCAACCCCATCTTAA
- a CDS encoding slipin family protein, producing the protein MEFLPLPPIFIAILVLLFLASAIKVIPEYERAVVFRLGRVIGAKGPGLIIVIPIIDRIVRVSLRTVTLDVPTQDVITKDNVTVQVDAVVYFRVVDPVKAIVEVEDYFYATSQIAQTTLRSVCGEAELDELLSQREKINMKLQEIIDRQTDPWGVKVIAVELKKIDLPEELRKALARQAEAERERRAKIISAEAEYQAAQKLLEAARILAQEPIAIQLRYLETLHTIGLHNAKTVIFPFPLELVEFMKGRKSND; encoded by the coding sequence ATGGAATTTTTGCCTCTTCCGCCGATATTCATAGCGATCTTAGTCCTGCTGTTTTTGGCTTCAGCAATCAAAGTAATTCCCGAGTACGAAAGGGCAGTTGTGTTTCGTCTCGGAAGGGTAATAGGGGCTAAAGGTCCCGGTCTCATAATAGTTATACCGATTATAGATAGAATAGTGAGGGTTTCCCTGAGGACGGTAACTCTGGACGTTCCCACTCAGGACGTTATAACGAAGGACAACGTAACCGTTCAGGTGGACGCGGTCGTTTACTTCAGGGTTGTTGACCCTGTAAAAGCTATTGTCGAGGTGGAAGACTACTTTTACGCAACTTCCCAGATCGCCCAGACGACTTTGAGGAGTGTCTGCGGTGAGGCGGAGCTGGACGAACTCCTGTCTCAAAGGGAAAAGATAAATATGAAACTTCAAGAAATTATAGACAGGCAAACGGATCCATGGGGTGTGAAGGTTATAGCGGTTGAACTCAAGAAAATAGACCTTCCAGAAGAACTGAGAAAGGCTCTTGCAAGGCAGGCTGAGGCGGAAAGGGAAAGGAGGGCTAAGATAATAAGCGCTGAGGCGGAATACCAGGCTGCACAAAAACTCCTTGAAGCTGCGAGAATTCTAGCTCAGGAACCGATAGCCATACAACTGAGGTACTTGGAAACTCTACACACTATAGGACTACACAACGCGAAGACCGTTATATTCCCCTTTCCCTTGGAACTCGTTGAGTTTATGAAAGGGAGGAAAAGTAACGATTGA
- a CDS encoding DUF202 domain-containing protein, which yields MDIYKKLPPLQEPRLFMSTERTYLSQLRFSILVISFALGLTKIEWVAKMMNKGDIAEFLRTGAGALAVIATLVAAVGLFSFYKTMSYLKCGEQVDAKEVVDPRIYMAAERTFLAWIRTAIAITVFGFVIEKFEFFLVQLDRILHISTRVHHEKLFSIGAFIIGIGVLTLVLGTANFYRTISQIDRGFYRTNVWLYKAYGLVIFITCLTLAFYILELI from the coding sequence GTGGACATTTATAAGAAATTACCTCCCCTTCAGGAACCAAGGCTTTTTATGTCCACGGAAAGGACTTACCTCAGTCAACTGCGTTTTTCAATTCTGGTTATCAGTTTTGCTCTTGGACTAACAAAGATTGAGTGGGTGGCGAAGATGATGAATAAGGGTGATATAGCGGAATTCTTGAGAACAGGAGCAGGAGCTCTTGCGGTTATAGCTACTTTAGTAGCCGCTGTAGGACTCTTCAGTTTCTACAAAACGATGAGTTATTTAAAGTGCGGTGAACAGGTTGACGCAAAGGAAGTTGTTGACCCCCGTATCTACATGGCTGCCGAAAGGACGTTCCTCGCGTGGATAAGAACGGCTATAGCTATAACTGTTTTCGGTTTCGTTATAGAGAAGTTTGAATTTTTCCTCGTTCAGCTCGACAGAATACTTCACATAAGTACAAGAGTTCACCACGAAAAGCTCTTCAGCATAGGTGCTTTCATTATCGGTATAGGAGTTTTAACACTCGTGCTCGGTACCGCAAACTTCTACAGGACCATAAGCCAAATAGACAGGGGCTTTTATAGAACTAACGTCTGGCTCTACAAAGCTTACGGGCTCGTTATATTTATAACGTGTTTAACCTTGGCTTTTTACATTCTTGAATTAATCTAA
- a CDS encoding 4-(cytidine 5'-diphospho)-2-C-methyl-D-erythritol kinase: MIKVLSPAKINLGLWVLGRLPSGYHEILTLYQEIPFYDEIYIREGVLRVETNIGIPQEENLVYKGLREFERITGIEINYSIFIQKNIPPGAGLGGGSSNLAVVLKKVNELLGSPLSEEELRELVGSISADAPFFLLGKSAIGRGKGEVLEPVETEISGKITLVIPQVSSSTGRVYSSLREEHFVTPEYAEEKIQRIISGEVEEIENVLGDIARELYPEINEVYRFVEYLGFKPFVSGSGSTVYFFGGASEELKKAAKMRGWKVVELEL, translated from the coding sequence ATGATAAAGGTTCTATCACCCGCGAAGATAAACTTGGGGCTGTGGGTTCTGGGGAGGCTACCGAGTGGTTACCACGAGATACTTACCCTCTACCAGGAAATCCCCTTTTACGATGAGATTTACATAAGGGAGGGAGTGCTCAGGGTAGAGACGAATATAGGCATTCCTCAGGAGGAGAACTTAGTTTACAAAGGATTGAGGGAATTTGAAAGGATAACAGGGATTGAAATTAATTACTCTATCTTTATTCAGAAGAATATACCACCCGGTGCGGGACTCGGAGGAGGAAGCTCAAATCTGGCGGTAGTTCTAAAAAAGGTAAACGAACTCTTAGGATCTCCCTTATCTGAGGAAGAACTGAGGGAACTTGTAGGCAGTATTTCCGCAGACGCTCCCTTTTTCCTTCTCGGAAAGAGCGCTATCGGAAGGGGAAAAGGGGAAGTTCTTGAACCCGTGGAAACTGAAATTTCGGGTAAAATCACACTAGTAATCCCTCAAGTCTCTTCAAGCACGGGAAGGGTTTACTCTTCCTTGAGGGAAGAACACTTCGTTACACCAGAGTACGCGGAAGAAAAAATTCAAAGAATCATCTCGGGAGAGGTTGAGGAAATAGAAAACGTCCTCGGAGATATAGCGAGGGAACTTTACCCGGAAATAAACGAGGTTTACAGGTTTGTTGAGTATTTGGGATTCAAGCCTTTTGTGAGCGGGAGCGGTTCAACGGTTTACTTCTTCGGAGGGGCATCGGAAGAGTTAAAAAAAGCTGCAAAGATGAGGGGCTGGAAAGTTGTAGAGCTAGAACTCTAA
- the dapB gene encoding 4-hydroxy-tetrahydrodipicolinate reductase codes for MSVRVVVCGALGRMGRRIIELALQDKDVEVVGGVEHPDCVPSIDLGEALGKEELKGKPLTSRLEELLPYTDVVIEFSGNPTAAVGHAELTTLEKKAIVIGTTGFTKQEIEQIKEFSKNAPVLLSPNMSLGVNLLFKLAEIAAKVLKDKNFDAEIMEIHHRFKKDAPSGTAMKLAEILSETLEKKNLVFGRKGEAPRKEDEIGVMALRGGDVVGDHTVYFLGFGERIELTHRATSRDTFAKGAVEAAKWIKGKEPGFYTMFDVLGL; via the coding sequence ATGAGCGTCAGGGTGGTAGTTTGTGGTGCCCTCGGTAGGATGGGAAGGAGGATAATAGAACTTGCACTTCAGGATAAAGATGTGGAAGTAGTCGGAGGAGTTGAACATCCGGACTGCGTACCTTCAATAGATCTGGGAGAAGCCCTTGGAAAGGAAGAACTGAAAGGAAAACCTCTAACGAGCAGACTCGAAGAACTCCTTCCCTACACGGATGTGGTTATAGAGTTTTCGGGAAATCCCACCGCGGCTGTAGGGCACGCGGAGTTAACCACCCTTGAAAAGAAGGCGATAGTTATAGGAACTACTGGATTTACGAAACAGGAAATTGAACAGATAAAGGAGTTTTCAAAAAACGCTCCCGTTTTACTCTCACCCAATATGAGTTTGGGAGTAAACCTCCTCTTCAAACTCGCAGAAATCGCTGCAAAGGTTTTGAAAGACAAAAACTTTGACGCGGAAATAATGGAAATACACCACAGGTTTAAGAAGGACGCTCCGAGCGGAACGGCTATGAAACTCGCCGAAATACTCTCCGAAACTCTTGAGAAGAAGAACTTGGTTTTCGGTAGAAAGGGAGAAGCTCCCAGAAAAGAGGACGAGATAGGCGTTATGGCTCTAAGGGGTGGAGACGTGGTAGGAGATCACACCGTTTACTTCTTAGGATTTGGTGAGAGGATAGAGCTCACCCACAGGGCGACGTCCAGAGATACCTTTGCAAAAGGTGCCGTTGAAGCGGCAAAGTGGATTAAGGGGAAAGAACCCGGATTTTACACGATGTTTGACGTGCTCGGGCTCTGA
- a CDS encoding hemerythrin domain-containing protein, translating to MSITQYLTEEHRKCDQIYAEVEKAVNEGNWEKAKELFKEFKEKTLLHFKKEEEVLFPEFEQRTGIVMGPTQVMRMEHDQARELLERMEKALEEKNKDEFLSLGESLMILIQQHNMKEEQILYPMSDQNLNAEKMVSKMAELGEV from the coding sequence ATGAGTATAACTCAGTACCTCACGGAAGAACACAGGAAGTGCGACCAGATTTACGCGGAAGTGGAAAAGGCTGTAAACGAAGGAAACTGGGAAAAGGCAAAGGAACTCTTTAAAGAGTTCAAGGAAAAAACCTTACTTCACTTTAAAAAGGAAGAGGAAGTTTTATTTCCCGAGTTTGAACAAAGAACAGGTATAGTGATGGGCCCAACTCAGGTAATGAGGATGGAGCACGATCAGGCAAGGGAACTGCTCGAGAGGATGGAAAAGGCTCTGGAGGAAAAGAACAAGGATGAATTCCTCTCCCTCGGTGAGTCTTTGATGATACTTATCCAGCAACACAACATGAAGGAGGAACAGATACTCTACCCCATGTCCGATCAGAACCTCAACGCGGAAAAGATGGTCAGTAAAATGGCAGAGCTTGGAGAAGTATGA
- the fdx gene encoding ferredoxin, whose amino-acid sequence MKVIINGKEFDIPKGVRFGELSHEIEKAGIEFGCTDGQCGVCVARVIKGMECLNEPSEEEEETLWRVGAVDEDQRLTCQLVIEKEDCDEIVIESED is encoded by the coding sequence ATGAAGGTAATTATCAACGGAAAAGAGTTTGACATACCCAAAGGTGTGAGGTTCGGTGAGCTCAGTCACGAAATTGAAAAGGCAGGCATAGAGTTCGGTTGTACGGACGGTCAGTGCGGTGTTTGCGTTGCAAGGGTTATAAAGGGAATGGAGTGTTTAAACGAGCCTTCGGAGGAAGAAGAGGAAACCCTCTGGAGAGTGGGGGCGGTAGACGAAGACCAGAGACTCACCTGTCAGTTGGTAATAGAAAAAGAAGACTGCGACGAAATAGTGATAGAGAGTGAGGATTAA
- the ftsY gene encoding signal recognition particle-docking protein FtsY produces the protein MVFFWRKSDVEKKAEKGDKNAILELIKQGKKEKAEKILKKYASQREDLAELLFELYVQEGKLVQAYPLLKKYGDKIGKAKERAKVYQAVGEYQKAIEEFLKVGDFESLYNVAKIYHQLEKPDKALEYAQRAEKLVPYEKKEELENFITQLKKELGLIEEKKESILDKLRRGLQKTKEAVEFGVLFRGRKVDEEFFEELEEMLVKADVGVKTAVELTEKLRKEAIRKNIKEGEKIKELLKKELKELLKNCQGELKIPEKVGAVLLFVGVNGSGKTTTIGKLAHQLKQKGKKVLLVAGDTFRAAAIEQLEVWAKRAGVDIVKKEEGSDPGAVVYEGMKKAKEEGYEVVLVDTAGRLHTKEPLINELRKIKKVIQKFDKEEPSETLLVIDATTGQNAIQQAKVFKEAVDITGIVVTKLDGSAKGGAVVAICRELKIPIKLVGVGEGIDDLQPFDADAYVEALLE, from the coding sequence ATGGTTTTCTTCTGGAGAAAGTCAGACGTAGAGAAAAAGGCGGAAAAAGGGGATAAAAACGCAATCCTCGAACTCATAAAACAGGGAAAGAAAGAAAAAGCGGAGAAGATTTTAAAGAAGTACGCTTCCCAGAGAGAGGACCTTGCGGAACTTCTCTTTGAACTTTACGTTCAGGAGGGGAAACTCGTACAGGCTTACCCCCTTCTCAAAAAGTACGGAGACAAAATTGGAAAGGCAAAGGAAAGGGCAAAGGTTTATCAAGCGGTAGGTGAGTACCAGAAGGCGATAGAAGAATTTTTAAAGGTTGGAGACTTTGAGAGTCTTTACAACGTGGCAAAGATTTACCACCAGCTAGAAAAACCAGATAAAGCCCTTGAGTACGCCCAGAGAGCGGAAAAGCTAGTTCCCTACGAGAAAAAGGAGGAACTTGAAAACTTCATAACACAGCTTAAAAAGGAACTCGGTCTCATAGAAGAAAAGAAGGAATCAATACTTGACAAGTTAAGGAGAGGTCTCCAGAAGACGAAGGAAGCGGTAGAGTTTGGAGTTCTCTTCAGGGGAAGGAAAGTAGACGAGGAGTTCTTTGAAGAGCTTGAAGAAATGCTCGTCAAAGCGGACGTAGGCGTGAAAACAGCGGTAGAATTAACAGAAAAACTCAGAAAGGAAGCCATAAGGAAGAATATAAAAGAAGGGGAAAAGATAAAAGAGCTCCTCAAAAAGGAGTTAAAGGAACTCCTGAAAAACTGTCAGGGAGAGTTAAAAATACCCGAAAAGGTAGGGGCGGTTTTACTCTTCGTGGGAGTGAACGGCTCGGGTAAAACCACGACAATAGGGAAACTTGCCCATCAATTAAAACAGAAAGGTAAAAAAGTCCTCCTCGTTGCGGGAGACACCTTCAGGGCGGCGGCTATAGAACAGCTAGAAGTCTGGGCGAAGAGGGCAGGAGTGGACATAGTAAAGAAGGAAGAGGGTTCCGATCCTGGAGCTGTGGTTTACGAAGGTATGAAAAAGGCGAAAGAAGAAGGCTACGAGGTGGTTCTCGTGGACACCGCGGGAAGACTCCACACAAAAGAGCCTTTAATTAACGAACTCAGGAAGATAAAGAAAGTAATACAGAAGTTTGACAAAGAGGAGCCTTCCGAGACCCTGCTCGTTATAGACGCAACTACGGGACAGAACGCAATTCAACAGGCGAAAGTCTTTAAGGAAGCTGTTGACATAACGGGAATAGTGGTCACCAAGCTAGACGGGAGTGCAAAAGGCGGTGCTGTAGTGGCAATTTGCAGGGAGCTCAAAATCCCAATAAAGCTCGTCGGTGTTGGTGAGGGGATTGACGATCTTCAGCCCTTTGACGCTGACGCCTACGTGGAAGCCCTGCTAGAATGA